AATATTTTACCAATCACTACTTCCATGAAGAATTCAAACTAATTTCAAGTATATTCCGGCTGACGCGATCTTCCAAGGAAGTACCAGCAAAACCCACTCCTTTTGTATCGGATAGAATAAACGTATCCTGAGCATGGTTTCCGGTTCGATCTGTACGAATTTTCGCTGAATGAATGTTAATACCATTTTCTTTTAAAACCCCGGTAATAAAATAGAGAAGTCCCTTTCTATCTGGAGCTTCGAGTGAAAATTTCGTTCTAGTTCCAAATTCAACATCTTCAAATTCTAATCTAGAATCCGCACTTAAATGAAACGTATTTCTAAGATCGATTTCGCTTGAGTGATGAATAATTTCTTCTAAAACAAAGTCATCTGTAAATACGGAAGACATCAAAACTCCCAATTTGGAAGCCTTAATCTTAGAATCGGTTTCCTCCGACTTTAACGTAAAAATATCGTAACTATAAAATTGACCGCCTTCTTCTATTGTTTCAATGTCTCCCGAAACAATTTCCCAACCCATAAAAAACATCGCTTTCACCATTTTATGAAGAGTACCTGGAGCGGTTTCGGACGTTTTTAACGTGACCGTATAAAACCCACCGTTTTCCTTATAGTGAAATTGAATCATTCTATAGACCCGGTTACAAAGATAATTGCCCGTTTCAAAAAAAACGACTCTTTTCCGACCGTATTCTGTCTCTTATCGGGTGAAAAATTCTTGCCTCAAGATTTTGGGTGAAAACAGTCAAAGTAGAGTGGAAATAGAAGATATTCGCCGAAAATAAAAGGACTTATTTCCCATGAAAAGACCTCTCGAATACAATCCAGAATTGA
The nucleotide sequence above comes from Leptospira kirschneri serovar Cynopteri str. 3522 CT. Encoded proteins:
- a CDS encoding ACT domain-containing protein, with the protein product MIQFHYKENGGFYTVTLKTSETAPGTLHKMVKAMFFMGWEIVSGDIETIEEGGQFYSYDIFTLKSEETDSKIKASKLGVLMSSVFTDDFVLEEIIHHSSEIDLRNTFHLSADSRLEFEDVEFGTRTKFSLEAPDRKGLLYFITGVLKENGINIHSAKIRTDRTGNHAQDTFILSDTKGVGFAGTSLEDRVSRNILEISLNSSWK